The Nitrospira sp. genome includes the window TATTGCCACTTTCTTCGCTTCATCGATAGAAGCGGTATCTTCCAGAATTAGTGCCGGTCCCATCTTTTGGGCCACACCCTCCGCATCTTGCGTCGCATAAAGATACCCATTTCGAACATCCCATAGTGAGGCCCTAAGCATAACCAGCGCGTCGCTATGGGTGCCGGGGGCTACATAGGCGCCAACAATGGTCCAGTACAACAATGCTGCAGGATTGTTATAACGATCGACAGCAGAAACATCCGTGATAAGAAGAACGGCGTCGGCCCCATACCGAGCTGCAGCTAAACGCAGATCTTTGAGCTCCCGATTTGCTGTGCTGCTAAAAGTCCAGTGATTGCTCCCTGGTACCGTGTGTTCGGATATCAAGTAAATATCTGAAATGACCCCTGCAGCCTTAAGTTGACTTCCGAATGCCAATAGTTGGTTTTGCTCCTCATCGGTCCAGAAGCGTTTCTTGTAGTTCGATGAATGGCTGTTCAGGTACACCCCTAGTTTGAATGGAGCTGGCAACTGAGGTTTAAGAGCTAACACGTCTTGGATCATTTGATCTGTTGTGACCGGCCCCGCCGAGTCTCTGAGCGCACCGCGATCAAATCCTTTACTCGCCGCACATCCGGTTAGGACCGTGAGCGCTAATACCATTAACAGAGCCTTCACTTTAAACCTCCTAGACGCAGTTGTGACGAAATCGATAGTAGAGGAAACGATAATTTTCGTGCAATCCTACAGGAAAGACTAGCCCAAGAAAGATTGTCCGTCAAAGAAACAGCAGCTTGGATACGATCGTGACTTGAAATTGATTTCCACGGGCTGTTTCCACTTCGGGCCTTAAAATTTGAACTGCCTAAAACCGTCTGAGATGCGGCATGGCAGATTGATCTTCATTAACATCTTGGAAGCTCAACATCTGCCAGAAGCGTTGTTCACGATCTTCGCTGAAGCCACACGCCAGAGAAAAGGTGTCGAGATCTCTGAACGTACCAAAAAATCGGTCCCACCAGGTGATGTCTCCATAGTTGAAATCGTGGACATCCAATTGATGATGGATGGAATGCAGCTCAGGGCGTTGAAGAAAATACCCAGTCCAGTGTGGTGTCCTAAGATTTGAGTGGTAATAGCACTCACCCAACGCCGCAAAGAAACTATACCAAGGAGCCGCTCCTACCGACGCGCCCAACAGGCTAAAGATGATGGCAGTCGAGAGAATGGAATTAGCCGTAATTTCTAATGGGTGCTTATAAAACGACGTGAGGGTCTCAATTCGGCTCGCGCTGTGGTGAACCTGATGAAAGACTCGCCAGAAGAGATTGACCGAATGACGTCCCCGATGCCACCAGTAGAAAAAGAATGTGCCGACAAACCAACATACGAACCCTTGGACAATCTCCGGCAGTACGCCTTTGAGATGAATGAGAGAATAGCTCGCAAACCAATGGCTCCAGGTAAGGCCGCCCAGGTATACGATGCCCAGTTGCACGGTGTTTAGAAAGATGGCCCGAAGATACCAGCCGGTTGATTTCGGGAGTTCGCGACCTGGAAACATCCGCTCCAGGACCATGAACACCGCCATGAAAGCAAAGATGCCTGCGAAGGCCGGCATATACGGGTCTGACATTTTTTCGCAATTTAAAAGGAATGACAATTGTCATACCGGCTAATCGAGCCTACCATAGGTCCTTTGAACGCCCTAGAGAATGCGTTCCTTAGAAGCCGGGTAGGATTCCACCAATGCAGCCATTGCCCTACAAGTATGAGGACGAGAAGTCCCTCCTACTCCGACCATCTAGATCAAGTGAAGCGGGGGCTGCGCCCCCGATCCCCCCGGGCGTATAGAGCGCCTGATCTTGAACGGGCGGCAGATTTTGAGAGAGATGCTGTGTGTGAAGAGAACGGGAGAATTGATCTCTGCAGGAAGAATCGCGGCGAGCAGGCTACGGTCATGTTGTCATAGTAATGGGGAACACGAGCGCATTTCGCATCACAGCGAATGCCCCCGCCCGTGCAGCGTGACCGGAAACGGAGAGCCCGCCTACCCTTTCGCCTTCTGCGCAAACACGGTCGCATCACAGGCGATGTACTTAATCTGCTTCATCGGCACAATGATAACTTCTTTGGCCGTATCCACTTCGAGCACTTCCATGTCCTCGCTGATGGTGTGTCGAATCGCATCTTTCACCATCAGTTCCTGATTGTCGGCAAACACGACTTTCACCCAATATTGCACGAGACGCGCTCCTTGTTAGAGATGATGGTTTTCCGCCTTGCCCAATTCCTGTGATCGCCGCGTGGCCGCTTCAACGGCCGAGATCAACGTCGCCCGTAACCGCCCCTGCTCCAATCGAGACAATCCGGCGATCGTGGTCCCGCCGGGTGAGGCCACGCGATCTTTCAACACCGCCGGATGCTCCCCATGCTCCAACACCATGCGAGCCGCGCCCGCTACGGTTTGCGCCGCCAACTGTTGCGCGGTGGCTCTCGGCAACCCAGCCAAGACCCCGCCGTCCGCAAGCGCCTCGACCATGGCGAACACATAGGCCGGGCCACTCCCGCTCAAACCGGTGACCGCATCCATCAGCCGCTCTTCCACCACGACGACTGAACCGACCGATGCAAACAACTGCTCGGCAGCCTGACGATCGGACGCTGACAATCCCGCCGTCAGACTCAACGCCGTGACGCCGTCCCCAATGGCCGATGGCGTATTCGGCATGGCCCGCACCAATCTGGTTGCGCCCGCGAGCTTGGCCTGAATGCGTGACAAGGGATACCCGGCCGCGACCGAGATCAACAGTGGCTGCGACTGCAGCGATGGCGCGAGTTCGGTGAGCACGTCATCGAGCACCTGCGGTTCGACACAGAGCACCACGATGTCCGCCCCCCGGACCGCTGCCTGATTGTCGGCCGTCACGACCACACCAAAGTGACGGCCCAACCATTCGCGTCTGGAAGCTAGCGGGTCGCTGACAACCAGACGGTCCGGCGTGGTCAGGCCCTTTCGCAACAGGCCCGCCAACAAAGCCTCGGCCATATTGCCGCCGCCGACGAAGCCGATCTGCCGTCCAGTCAACATGGCGCGATTATACGGAGGGCTCTCCAGCCGGCGCAACTTGCAACCGCCGGACGGGGTTGTTATAGAGTGATCTATCGTCGTGCCATCATCTTCTTTTTCAGCAGATCGGAGCCGACATGAGATGTCTCTTCTCGCTTGTCTTGTTGGGATTCCTGCTGTTTCTGAGCGATCCAAGCTGGGCCCGCCGCGAGGCCCTGACCGCCGAACAAAAGAGCCAGATGGAACGGATTGATCGCGTGTTGATCACCGTCCTGGCCCTCTCGGATAAGGGCAACATCGACGCCGGTCCGCTGGTGGACGTGGTGGCCACGCGCATGAAAGAGTTCGACTACACGCCGGTGACGGATGCCACGCAGCCCTATGACGTCGAGCTCAAGATCAAATGCGAGCAGAAAAAAACCTGGGAAGGCACCACAACCATGGGCAGTGATGCTGATCTCCCCGATGCGCCGTCGCGCATCTGGAAGGGACCGGCCTGCCAACTGGGCTATCTGCTCAATGGCAAAAAAATGGCCTGGCGGAAAGAAGTCCGGACGGACTTCGACGATGCCCAGGCCGCGGCGACGCTGGCCAAGGCTGGCGACCCGAGTGCATTTGCCATGGCCAAGTTGCAGGCCCGCCTGGAGGACTACGATTTCCCGGCGCTTATCACGGCTGAATGGGGACAGGAGGCGCGGCTGTTTCGGCTCTACGATGATCTGAAAACTCCGGTCGCGCGTAAGGTCAAGCTGGTGTCCCTGTTCGGTGAGCTCTTCTCCGTGAAAGCCATCCCGCGCCTCTTGGACGGCCTGAACGGGACTGATCGCAGCATTGCCAAAGCGTCGGCCTTGGCGCTGGGCAACATCGGGCAGAAAGACACGATCCCGGTGTTGATCAAAACGATGAAGAACGGCGCGCCGGACTTGCGGGCACAGGCGGCGAAGGCGCTGGGCATCGTCGGGGCCCTTCACGGCGATTTCACGATCGTGGATCCGTTGCTGGAAACCTTGAACACCGACGATATCGTAGTGAAGACGGAAGTGGCCTGGGCTCTAGGAAAGTTGCCGGACATGAAGTCCTATGAACCGCTCTTTGCCCTTCAGAAATCGCTGTATCGAGTCCATGAGAACGACTCCGATCCGAACCTGGTGAAGTTGAAGGAAGCCGTCAATTGGAGCATCAAGCAAATCGACACATGGGAACACGTGCAGTAGGTCACATCGCAACGACGACTGAGCTCGGACGGTTCATCGCCGCACAGGTCTTCGCGACGATCTTCCTGCTATCCGTCGTTGGTTTGGGGCAGGCGCAGGTCTTGGGGGAAGAGGCGGAACTCGACCGCTTGCGAGCCAAGGCGGAAGATGCGATGGGGAATGACGACGCGGAAACTGCGGCGATGAGCATGGGGCGCGCAGCCTTGATGGCGGCGCAACTGGCCAAACGCCAAACGGACGCCGGACTGCAGCACACATTCAAGACCGCGGAACATTTGTACCGCTCGCAAGAACATGGCTATCGCGCCATTGCCCTATTCAGGCGGGCCGGCGGGGAACTCCCGGCCTCGGCAGGCGTCTGCGGGAGCCTTCAACTTGCGCGGCTCGAACTGCAACATGCGCAAGAGGGGCTCACCCAGCCGGCTCAAGCTCCCGCCACGAAATCGGACGCGGCTCGCCTAGCGACCGTACGCCAGACAACAGACGATTGGGGGACCTTGTTGGAATCGATGGGTGGGGATTTTCGCTGCACGGATTAGCCCGGACTATTCATGAATACCGGCTACGTCGTCCAATCCTCTCGCCCGGCGGGGCTTTTCTCGTTCGGCCTCCTCGACGGACTGCAAGTACGCCTGCGTCGGCCTTACATGCGAGAAGCCCCGGCGGGCTTCGGTCTCAAACGCCTCGCGATGGCATTCATAAATAATCCGGGCTCCCAGCCGTTGAAACAGACCGTCAGCGGCAACCTACCTAGCCTTCACACGCTCACAGCCGCGGAGGTGCTCGTGTTAGCCACCATCAGTCGGGATGAACTCAGACCGTTTTACCGCACGATTCTCTACAGGATGCGCAAACGGGCCGTCCGGCAAGGCCGCAGCAATGCGAGGAGGCAAGGCGTACCCTTGCGGTACGTTGAGCCTCGGAGCGATGCGAGAACGCCGTCGGCGGCCCGTTTCCGCATCCTGCATCCGCTAGTCGTCTTCGGGATTCACAATATGCAACCCGGCGGGCCGACAGGCGGCTAAGAGCTGCTTGTCCGCGCTGACAACCGTTAGCCGGAGCGGCTTCAATTCCAGCGCCAATGCCAGATGCAACAGCTGCGGGGAGCGCAGAGCCGGGTAGTCTAGAATCAATTCCCTTGCTGCCAGATAGGTCTCCATCGTCGGGGAAATGAACTGAAAGAGACCTTGCGCGGCTTCCATCTCAAACTTGTACAGGACGGAATAACAATCATCCCGCGTGATTTCCCCCTGCTGTGCGCGAACGGATAACACCGAATACAACTCCGTCACACTCCACATGGGCAGAATCGCCACCTTGCCGCGCTTCACCATGAGCTTGTTGACGACCCGCGTCCCACGTTCCATGCTGTAGCGTTTTACCAGCGCCGTCGAGTCAAAATAGTAATACGGCATCCTAGACCCTCCCCTTCAAGAGACTCTCTGCCAGCGGCGACTGGAGCTTGGAAAGGCGATCTTGCAACTCATCCAGCGGCAGTTCCTCGTAGTAGCCCTGTTTGCGGAAAATACTCACCAGGTCACTCTTGAGCACTTGTTGCGTATCGGCGTTCAACCGTTCGCGCAGACGTTTCTTCATGGCCTGGCTCGACAACCGGCGTCCGCCGGTCGCTTGTTCCCCCGCTTTTCGGGTTCCTGTTTTACGCATCCCCTCTCCTCTCTGCTGTGGTGAATGCACCGCCCCTATCGAGCGACGGGCGGCGCCCCTGTTTCCTTCGGACAACCGGAGGGCGCGGTGGCCGCAACCGGAAGATCCGTCTCCCCATAGACATGCGCAGCCACGGAGTGGGCCAGGTCCGAGGAAAACTCCTGCTGCATGACACGCACGGCTTTCGCCGCCGCCTCGCGCTCCGTGACATGTCCTTCCTTCCCGCCTTTCGACACGGCCCCGATCACACGATGCGTCGCGACTTCTTCGATCACGGCATCCGTGCACCAGCGGACATAGCGGAACTGGGGATCATGAACCTCAATCGGCCACACCCGCACCGTCCCCTTGATCAACAACTCCACCGCCATGGTTGCTGAAGCAGCGCCCTGTCCGGCGACGGAAAATCCCTCCTGCGCGAGGCCCTCAATCAGCGCGCGTTCGAGCGGCTCAGCTTGCTCGCCGGAA containing:
- a CDS encoding sterol desaturase family protein, whose product is MAVFMVLERMFPGRELPKSTGWYLRAIFLNTVQLGIVYLGGLTWSHWFASYSLIHLKGVLPEIVQGFVCWFVGTFFFYWWHRGRHSVNLFWRVFHQVHHSASRIETLTSFYKHPLEITANSILSTAIIFSLLGASVGAAPWYSFFAALGECYYHSNLRTPHWTGYFLQRPELHSIHHQLDVHDFNYGDITWWDRFFGTFRDLDTFSLACGFSEDREQRFWQMLSFQDVNEDQSAMPHLRRF
- the proC gene encoding pyrroline-5-carboxylate reductase — protein: MLTGRQIGFVGGGNMAEALLAGLLRKGLTTPDRLVVSDPLASRREWLGRHFGVVVTADNQAAVRGADIVVLCVEPQVLDDVLTELAPSLQSQPLLISVAAGYPLSRIQAKLAGATRLVRAMPNTPSAIGDGVTALSLTAGLSASDRQAAEQLFASVGSVVVVEERLMDAVTGLSGSGPAYVFAMVEALADGGVLAGLPRATAQQLAAQTVAGAARMVLEHGEHPAVLKDRVASPGGTTIAGLSRLEQGRLRATLISAVEAATRRSQELGKAENHHL
- a CDS encoding HEAT repeat domain-containing protein; the encoded protein is MRCLFSLVLLGFLLFLSDPSWARREALTAEQKSQMERIDRVLITVLALSDKGNIDAGPLVDVVATRMKEFDYTPVTDATQPYDVELKIKCEQKKTWEGTTTMGSDADLPDAPSRIWKGPACQLGYLLNGKKMAWRKEVRTDFDDAQAAATLAKAGDPSAFAMAKLQARLEDYDFPALITAEWGQEARLFRLYDDLKTPVARKVKLVSLFGELFSVKAIPRLLDGLNGTDRSIAKASALALGNIGQKDTIPVLIKTMKNGAPDLRAQAAKALGIVGALHGDFTIVDPLLETLNTDDIVVKTEVAWALGKLPDMKSYEPLFALQKSLYRVHENDSDPNLVKLKEAVNWSIKQIDTWEHVQ
- a CDS encoding type II toxin-antitoxin system VapC family toxin yields the protein MPYYYFDSTALVKRYSMERGTRVVNKLMVKRGKVAILPMWSVTELYSVLSVRAQQGEITRDDCYSVLYKFEMEAAQGLFQFISPTMETYLAARELILDYPALRSPQLLHLALALELKPLRLTVVSADKQLLAACRPAGLHIVNPEDD